Proteins encoded together in one Psilocybe cubensis strain MGC-MH-2018 chromosome 8, whole genome shotgun sequence window:
- a CDS encoding Short chain dehydrogenases/reductase notP', with amino-acid sequence MANTSSASAAPSGVAFALANGSPVRSAMSIFNLLGRVAIVTGGHRGIGLEIALALTEAGAVVYCLDLAPQPDQDWLKVKNFAAGLPNLVAQGEVQKGRLEYMSCDVTKQKETWDLVEMIADKEGRIDICFANAGMLSGAEALDYPAADFQKILDVNINGVLYTAQAAGRQMVKRDMAGSIILTGSISASVANKGMHWTAYNTSKAAVVQMARSLACELGSKKIRVNTISPGYIYTDMTKAFLDDKPQLLKEWSSHNPLGRLGSPDELRGVALFLASDASTFCTGSDLIIDGGHCAW; translated from the exons ATGGCCAACACATCTTCTGCATCAGCTGCACCTTCTGGTGTTGCCTTTGCCCTTGCCAACGGTTCTCCTGTCCGCTCAGCGATGTCCATCTTCAACCTTCTTGGACGCGTCGCGATAGTCACAGGAGGTCACCGAGGTATCGGTCTCGAAATTGCACTCGCTCTCACAGAAGCCGGAGCCGTTGTCTACTGCCTCGACCTGGCACCCCAGCCCGACCAGGACTGGCTCAAAGTCAAGAACTTTGCTGCTGGGCTTCCCAACCTCGTAGCCCAAGGTGAAGTTCAGAAGGGCAGGCTCGAATATATGTCCTGCGACGTGACGAAACAAAAGGAGACGTGGGATTTGGTTGAAATGATTGCGGATAAGGAGGGTAGGATAGATATCTGCTTCGCTAACGCTGGTATGCTGTCGGGTGCAGAGGCTCTAGATTATCCTGCTGCAGATTTCCagaag ATTCTGGATGTCAACATCAATGGCGTCTTGTACACCGCACAAGCTGCTGGTCGGCAGATGGTGAAACGAGACATGGCTGGGAGTATTATCTTGACTGGTAGTATCAGCGCAAGCGTTGCGAACAAG GGAATGCACTGGACAGCTTATAATACTAGCAAGGCAGCAGTTGTCCAGATGGCGCGTTCATTGGCTTGTGAACTGGGGTCGAAGAAAATTCGCGTCAACACCATCAGTCCAGGTTATATATACACCGA CATGACGAAGGCCTTCCTTGATGATAAGCCTCAACTTTTGAAAGAGTGGAGCTCTCATAACCCTCTCGGTCGTCTCGGTTCACCTGATGAACTTCGAGGAGTGGCTCTTTTCCTAGCCAGCGATGCTTCAACCTTCTGTACCGGGTCAGA CCTGATTATCGATGGTGGGCACTGCGCATGGTAG
- a CDS encoding 18S rRNA aminocarboxypropyltransferase, protein MGKKNSSSGPVAGSSNRGHRHPRGSGRPAGRGFTGHKGRGRDYAGAGSVDIPGVSDRPESAVDDVEDGSEEESGDDEEELDVKIEVPVAMWDFDHCDPRRCSGKKLSRLGLIKELRVGSRFRGIVVSPKGQQIINPSDREIVLSGGLAVVECSWARLDDVPFNKIASPHERLLPYLIATNPTNYGKPWRLNCVEALAAAFYITGFDTYAEKLLSSFGWGGSFYDVNRSFFEKYRKCTSSDDIQTTQDKIIEELEKSWNESRKNKEGARGLESEDLLVANPNHGIVLSDDSGGEEETVEDFNDRIGHSPPTGQDNRRA, encoded by the exons ATGGGCAAAAAGAATTCATCTAGTGGGCCTGTGGCAGGCTCCTCAAATCGCGGTCACAGACATCCCAGGGGCTCTGGCCGTCCTGCAGGAAGAGGATTTACTGGGCACAAAGGACGCGGACGGGACTATGCAGGTGCAGGCTCAGTGGATATACCTGGAGTCTCAGATCGCCCTGAGAGTGCAGTTGACGACGTTGAAGACGGCTCCGAAGAAGAATCGGGCGATG ACGAAGAGGAATTGGATGTTAAAATTGAAGTTCCCGTCGCCATGTGG GATTTTGACCATTGTGATCCTCGTCGTTGCTCCGGCAAGAAATTGTCGCGACTTGGGCTCATTAAAGAATTGCGAGTAGGTTCTCGGTTCAGGGGTATTGTAGTGTC ACCAAAGGGTCAGCAAATCATAAATCCTTCTGATCGCGAGATTGTTCTCTCGGGAGGTTTGGCTGTTGTGGAATGCTCTTGGGCACGCCTCGACGACGTTCCCTTCAACAAAATTGCTAGTCCTCACGAACGCCTGC TTCCATATCTCATTGCGACAAACCCTACCAATTACGGCAAACCTTGGAGGTTGAACTGCGTTGAAGCACTTGCAGCCGCCTTTTACATCACAGGCTTTGATACATATGCTGAGAAACTGCTCAGTTCATTTGGTTGGGGGGGATCATTTTACGATGTGAATCG ATCCTTTTTCGAAAAATACAGAAAATGCACATCATCAGATGACATCCAAACGACGCAGGACAAGATAATTGAAGAGCTTGAGAAAAGCTGGAACGAATCGCGAAAAAATAAAG AAGGCGCACGCGGGCTGGAATCAGAAGATCTCCTCGTGGCCAACCCTAATCATGGCATCGTACTGAGTGATGATTCtggtggagaagaggaaaCAGTCGAAGATTTTAATGATCGAATCGGTCACTCCCCACCCACAGGACAAGATAATCGAAGAGCTTGA